One stretch of Sinomonas terrae DNA includes these proteins:
- a CDS encoding cysteine desulfurase family protein: protein MIYLDAAGTTPVRREVLEAMWPYLTGDFGNASSHHELGERARAALESARADVARVLGCRSGEVTFTSGGTEADNLAVKGIALARRTADARRNRVAVSAIEHPAVLESARSLARLHGFAVDVVPVDGAGRITPESLAAVVGPETAVVSVMYANNEVGTVQPLAELAAVASAARVPLHTDAVQAAGMLPLDVRELGVDALSISGHKLGAPKGVGVLYSAGRLTVEPLVDGGGQERGLRSGTENVAGAVALATALRLAEAERPTAAPRLAGLRRAFVDRVTELVPDAVITGDPEQRLPGSASFCFPRVSGESVLLELERRGVVCSSGSACAAGSSDPSHVLLALGIDAETAQTAVRFTLPPTITREELETAALALGDSYAAVTGIAHR from the coding sequence GTGATCTACCTCGACGCCGCCGGCACGACTCCTGTGCGCCGAGAGGTCCTCGAGGCGATGTGGCCCTACCTCACGGGCGATTTTGGGAACGCCTCGAGCCATCACGAGCTCGGCGAGCGGGCGCGGGCCGCGCTCGAGTCGGCGCGTGCCGACGTAGCGCGCGTCCTCGGCTGCCGGTCCGGCGAGGTGACTTTCACCTCGGGCGGCACGGAGGCAGACAACTTGGCGGTCAAGGGGATCGCGCTCGCGCGGCGGACGGCGGACGCACGGCGCAACCGGGTTGCCGTGAGCGCCATCGAGCACCCGGCGGTCCTCGAGTCCGCGCGGAGCCTCGCCCGCCTCCATGGGTTCGCCGTCGACGTCGTCCCGGTCGACGGGGCGGGTCGGATCACGCCCGAGTCGCTCGCCGCCGTCGTCGGCCCCGAGACGGCAGTTGTCTCCGTGATGTACGCAAACAACGAGGTGGGCACTGTCCAGCCGCTCGCCGAGCTCGCCGCCGTGGCCAGTGCGGCGCGGGTGCCGCTCCACACCGACGCGGTGCAGGCTGCGGGAATGCTCCCGCTCGATGTGCGCGAGCTCGGTGTCGACGCCCTCAGCATCTCCGGCCACAAGCTGGGCGCGCCCAAGGGTGTCGGAGTGTTGTACTCCGCGGGTCGGCTGACCGTCGAGCCACTCGTCGACGGCGGAGGCCAGGAGCGCGGGCTACGCTCGGGAACCGAGAACGTCGCGGGCGCCGTCGCCCTCGCCACAGCCTTGCGGCTCGCCGAGGCAGAGCGTCCGACGGCGGCGCCGCGCCTCGCGGGCCTCCGCCGTGCGTTCGTTGACCGCGTCACCGAGCTAGTGCCCGACGCCGTCATCACGGGCGACCCCGAACAACGTCTGCCCGGGAGCGCATCCTTCTGCTTCCCTCGCGTCAGCGGCGAGTCGGTGCTGCTCGAGCTCGAGCGCCGGGGGGTGGTGTGCTCCTCGGGGTCGGCATGCGCTGCGGGCTCGAGTGATCCCTCACATGTGCTCCTCGCGCTGGGCATCGATGCGGAGACCGCGCAGACGGCAGTGCGCTTCACGCTCCCGCCCACGATTACCCGAGAAGAACTCGAGACGGCCGCCCTCGCCCTCGGCGACTCCTATGCCGCGGTGACCGGCATCGCCCATCGGTAA
- a CDS encoding HNH endonuclease signature motif containing protein has translation MIPADPLGEDGWDLSAHPSARLLDPPRVDPALFDLREDDDELEALWEATLSPAAIVVRARAARADALVVELQEIDAEQARLEARKAVALAALTAAVGGSSENPVHRLDAPSVAASEMAAALRISQRTAKAAVAEALTITAPAWAPLLDRMASGDLPRRRANAILEAAAPVPPEGLSTFAAQAVTIACPPDSDQLPSQGTLRRRLRRLAENHAGESLEARKERASAHRRVDLEPAQDGMCWLSAYLPLETGAAIDTRLEAIARSLQGPVEGRTINQLRADALADLLTDAACEGIAGLAPHPDPGCDSIAGLTPHPDPGCDSIAGLTPHPDAVKGSPRPQGPTGGVRTELIVTIPARTILGGSDAPGEIVGYGAIDCEAARLLASEASTWTRLYVDPDTGAPLAVGRRRYTPTLAMRRFLGARDRTCRFPGCDKPAAAVEADHTQEWSEGGATDTNNLALLCREHHRLKTLGHWKVAQIGVEHLPEAPEHRPEGPGGDARRNSAPGDSGSSVPSASPHAPPPPGTLEWTAPSGHRYITYPEGDAPPPF, from the coding sequence GTGATTCCAGCCGATCCTCTGGGGGAGGACGGCTGGGACCTCAGCGCTCACCCATCCGCGAGGCTACTAGACCCGCCCCGCGTCGATCCAGCCCTCTTTGATCTGCGGGAGGACGACGATGAGCTCGAAGCACTTTGGGAGGCAACCCTTTCCCCTGCGGCCATCGTGGTCCGGGCGCGAGCAGCGCGTGCTGACGCCCTCGTGGTCGAACTGCAGGAGATCGACGCAGAGCAGGCCCGACTTGAGGCCAGAAAGGCCGTGGCCCTCGCAGCGCTCACGGCGGCAGTCGGCGGTTCTTCGGAGAATCCGGTCCACCGACTGGATGCCCCCAGCGTGGCCGCCTCGGAGATGGCGGCGGCGCTGCGGATCTCCCAGCGCACTGCGAAGGCTGCAGTTGCAGAGGCCCTTACCATCACGGCTCCCGCTTGGGCGCCCCTCCTAGACCGCATGGCCTCCGGGGATCTCCCCCGCCGTCGGGCCAACGCGATCCTCGAGGCCGCCGCCCCCGTCCCGCCGGAGGGCCTCAGCACGTTCGCTGCTCAGGCCGTCACGATCGCCTGTCCGCCCGACTCGGATCAGCTTCCTAGTCAAGGTACTCTGAGGCGCCGGCTCCGCCGCTTGGCCGAGAACCATGCAGGTGAGTCGTTGGAAGCCCGAAAGGAACGAGCGTCCGCCCACCGGCGTGTTGACCTTGAACCGGCGCAGGACGGGATGTGCTGGCTTTCGGCCTATCTCCCCCTTGAGACGGGCGCCGCAATTGACACGCGTCTGGAGGCCATCGCCCGATCGCTGCAGGGTCCGGTAGAAGGCCGGACGATCAACCAACTCAGGGCCGATGCGTTGGCGGATCTACTAACGGACGCAGCCTGTGAGGGAATCGCGGGACTCGCTCCGCATCCCGACCCAGGCTGCGACAGCATCGCGGGACTCACTCCGCATCCCGACCCAGGCTGCGACAGCATCGCCGGACTCACTCCGCATCCCGACGCCGTGAAGGGCAGTCCGAGGCCTCAGGGACCAACCGGCGGCGTCCGTACCGAACTCATTGTGACGATTCCCGCGCGCACGATACTCGGCGGCTCAGATGCGCCCGGTGAGATCGTCGGTTACGGGGCGATTGATTGCGAAGCGGCCCGGCTTCTGGCCTCCGAGGCTTCGACTTGGACTCGGCTGTATGTCGACCCGGACACCGGCGCTCCCCTTGCCGTCGGACGACGGCGTTACACGCCCACGCTTGCGATGCGGCGCTTCCTTGGTGCGCGGGACAGGACCTGCCGATTCCCCGGCTGCGACAAGCCGGCCGCGGCGGTCGAGGCCGACCACACTCAAGAATGGTCAGAGGGCGGAGCGACGGACACAAACAACCTCGCGCTGCTCTGCCGCGAGCACCACCGGCTCAAGACCCTGGGCCATTGGAAGGTCGCCCAGATTGGCGTTGAGCACCTTCCGGAGGCTCCAGAGCACCGTCCGGAAGGTCCGGGAGGCGACGCTCGAAGAAATTCGGCGCCCGGAGACTCCGGATCGAGCGTCCCTAGCGCCTCACCCCATGCCCCGCCTCCACCCGGAACTTTGGAGTGGACCGCTCCATCAGGCCACCGCTATATCACGTACCCAGAAGGAGATGCACCGCCTCCGTTCTGA
- a CDS encoding GtrA family protein: MTSTPPTMTDGPRPNALTASSRWGWVRGAARRPVVRQLARFTGVGVICTAASMGLYASLRFPIGPTGANATALIVTSLLNTELNRRFTFHIHERRRRLHDHLQGLVALVIALALTSGSLWALLWAEPNAGVAEELWTTTLAGWVATAARFVLLRYWVFRRARNA, translated from the coding sequence ATGACGTCGACACCGCCCACGATGACGGACGGCCCCCGGCCCAACGCCCTCACCGCATCCTCGCGGTGGGGCTGGGTGCGGGGCGCCGCCCGTCGTCCGGTCGTTCGGCAGCTCGCGAGGTTTACGGGAGTTGGCGTCATCTGCACGGCGGCCTCCATGGGCCTCTACGCGAGCCTGCGCTTCCCAATCGGCCCGACCGGGGCGAATGCCACCGCTCTCATCGTGACGTCACTGCTCAACACCGAGCTGAACCGTCGGTTCACCTTCCACATCCACGAGCGGCGGCGCCGCCTCCACGACCATCTTCAGGGTCTCGTGGCCCTCGTCATCGCCCTCGCGCTCACGAGCGGGAGCCTCTGGGCCCTCCTGTGGGCCGAGCCGAACGCTGGCGTCGCCGAGGAGCTGTGGACCACGACCCTCGCGGGCTGGGTAGCGACCGCGGCCCGTTTCGTCCTGCTGCGTTACTGGGTGTTCCGACGAGCGCGGAACGCCTGA
- a CDS encoding amino acid permease — MSSTNPAQSGQQRPDHVEDHGHAHSTDHVIHAEDAGYHKGLKARQIQMIAIGGAIGTGLFLGAGGRLAAAGPSLVLSYAICGLFVFLILRALGELVLHRPSSGSFVSYAREFFGEKAAFVSGWFYWINWAMTTIVDTTAAALYMHFFGRYVPWIDTVPQWAWALIALVLVLALNLVSVKVFGEMEFWFALIKVAALLAFLALGIYFVVFGTPTGGPVGPGLIAAHGGIFPAGIMPMILLMQGVVFAYASVELVGTAAGETQDPARIMPRAINSVVARIAVFYVGSVVLLSLLLPYTDYQEGVSPFVTFFGHIGVNGVDVIMNLVVLTASLSSLNAGLYSTGRILRSMAAAGSAPKFALRMNKAGVPYGGIAITAAVSLLGVPLNYLVPADAFEIVLNVASVGIIATWATIVICQIQLQRWAAKGWLERPAFRMPGAPYTGYLTLAFLAVVLTMILADSPWTLLATAIAIILMVIGWYACRDRIHHIAATRNGHTGTAPVIANRPLRGRQ; from the coding sequence ATGTCCTCCACCAACCCGGCCCAGAGCGGCCAGCAACGCCCAGACCACGTTGAGGATCATGGCCATGCGCATTCGACGGACCATGTGATCCATGCCGAGGATGCCGGCTACCACAAGGGCCTCAAGGCCCGCCAGATCCAGATGATCGCGATCGGCGGCGCGATCGGCACCGGCCTGTTCCTCGGCGCCGGCGGCCGCCTGGCCGCCGCGGGGCCCTCCCTGGTGCTCTCCTACGCGATCTGCGGCCTCTTCGTCTTCCTGATCCTGCGCGCCCTGGGCGAGCTCGTCCTGCACCGGCCCTCCTCCGGGTCCTTCGTCTCCTACGCCCGCGAGTTCTTCGGCGAGAAGGCAGCCTTCGTCTCCGGCTGGTTCTACTGGATCAACTGGGCCATGACCACCATCGTCGACACCACCGCCGCCGCCCTCTACATGCACTTCTTCGGCCGGTACGTGCCCTGGATCGACACCGTCCCCCAATGGGCCTGGGCCCTGATCGCCCTGGTCCTGGTCCTGGCCCTGAACCTGGTCTCCGTGAAGGTCTTCGGCGAGATGGAATTCTGGTTCGCCCTGATCAAGGTCGCCGCCCTGCTGGCCTTCCTGGCCCTGGGCATCTACTTCGTCGTCTTCGGCACCCCCACCGGCGGCCCCGTCGGACCCGGCCTGATCGCCGCCCACGGCGGCATCTTCCCCGCCGGGATCATGCCCATGATCCTGCTCATGCAGGGCGTCGTGTTCGCCTACGCCTCCGTCGAACTCGTCGGCACCGCCGCCGGGGAGACCCAGGACCCCGCCAGGATCATGCCCCGGGCCATCAACTCCGTCGTCGCCCGCATCGCCGTGTTCTACGTCGGCTCCGTCGTCCTGCTCTCCCTCCTGCTGCCCTACACCGACTACCAGGAGGGCGTGAGCCCCTTCGTGACCTTCTTCGGCCACATCGGCGTCAACGGCGTCGACGTCATCATGAACCTCGTCGTCCTCACCGCCTCCCTCTCCTCCCTCAACGCCGGCCTCTACTCCACCGGGCGCATCCTGCGCTCCATGGCCGCCGCCGGCTCCGCCCCCAAATTCGCCCTGCGCATGAACAAGGCAGGAGTGCCCTACGGCGGCATCGCCATCACCGCCGCCGTCTCCCTCCTGGGCGTCCCCCTGAACTACCTCGTCCCCGCCGACGCCTTCGAGATCGTCCTGAACGTCGCCTCCGTCGGCATCATCGCCACCTGGGCCACCATCGTCATCTGCCAGATCCAGCTCCAACGCTGGGCCGCCAAGGGCTGGCTCGAACGCCCCGCCTTCCGCATGCCCGGCGCCCCCTACACCGGCTACCTCACCCTGGCCTTCCTCGCCGTCGTCCTGACCATGATCCTGGCCGACTCCCCCTGGACCCTCCTGGCCACCGCCATCGCCATCATCCTCATGGTCATCGGCTGGTACGCCTGCCGCGACCGCATCCACCACATCGCCGCCACCCGCAACGGCCACACCGGAACAGCACCCGTCATCGCCAACCGACCCCTCCGCGGCCGCCAGTAG
- a CDS encoding aspartate ammonia-lyase: MNQAETLDEETLDRETPLPATRIDHDLLGDREVPADAYWGVHTLRAVENFPITGQPLSTNPHLVRGLAAVKLAAARANQELGLLDPDRGSAIERACLEILDGRLADQFVVDVIQGGAGTSSNMNANEVIANRALELLGRTKGDYAALHPNDHVNLSQSTNDVYPTAVRVATVYGIEGLLEALTSLEEAFADKAGEFRTVVKMGRTQLQDAVPMTLGQEFGTYAVTIGEDRERLREASRLVHEINLGATAIGTGLNAPAGYAEAACRHLGEATGLPLVTAVDLIEATQDMGAFVHLSGVLKRVAVKLSKICNDLRLLSSGPRAGLGEIVLPAVQSGSSIMPGKINPVIPEVVSQVAYEVIGNDVTITMAAEAGQLQLNAFEPVIVHSLHKSIAHLEAACHTLTERCVRGITANAERLRASVEHSIGLVTALNPYLGYAAATSIAQEALTTGRGVAELVLERGLLTAERLEELLRPERLANLTV; the protein is encoded by the coding sequence ATGAACCAGGCCGAGACGCTCGACGAAGAGACGCTCGACAGGGAAACCCCCCTTCCAGCCACCCGCATCGACCACGACCTCCTGGGCGACCGCGAGGTCCCCGCTGACGCGTACTGGGGGGTCCACACTCTGCGTGCCGTCGAGAATTTCCCGATCACGGGGCAGCCTCTCTCGACGAACCCGCACCTCGTGCGCGGCCTCGCGGCGGTCAAGCTCGCGGCCGCGAGGGCGAACCAGGAACTCGGCCTCCTCGACCCGGACCGCGGCAGCGCCATCGAAAGGGCCTGCCTCGAGATCCTCGACGGGCGCCTCGCCGACCAGTTCGTCGTCGACGTCATCCAAGGCGGTGCCGGGACGTCGTCGAACATGAACGCGAACGAGGTCATCGCGAACCGCGCGCTCGAACTGCTCGGGCGCACGAAGGGCGACTACGCCGCGCTTCATCCGAACGACCATGTGAACCTGAGCCAGTCGACCAACGACGTCTACCCCACCGCGGTGCGCGTCGCCACGGTGTACGGCATCGAGGGCCTCCTCGAGGCACTCACCTCGCTCGAAGAGGCGTTCGCGGACAAGGCGGGCGAGTTCCGGACGGTCGTCAAGATGGGCCGCACCCAGCTCCAGGACGCCGTGCCCATGACCCTCGGCCAGGAATTCGGGACCTACGCCGTCACCATCGGCGAGGACCGCGAGCGGCTGCGCGAGGCCTCGCGGCTCGTGCACGAGATCAACCTCGGCGCCACAGCCATCGGCACCGGGCTCAACGCCCCGGCCGGCTACGCCGAGGCTGCCTGCCGGCACCTCGGCGAGGCAACCGGCCTGCCGCTCGTGACCGCCGTCGACCTCATCGAGGCGACCCAGGACATGGGGGCCTTCGTCCACCTCTCGGGCGTCCTGAAGCGCGTGGCCGTCAAGCTCTCGAAGATCTGCAACGACCTCCGCCTCCTCTCCTCGGGGCCGCGTGCCGGCCTCGGGGAGATCGTCCTGCCGGCGGTGCAGTCCGGCTCCTCGATCATGCCCGGCAAGATCAACCCGGTCATCCCCGAGGTGGTCAGCCAGGTCGCCTACGAGGTCATCGGCAACGACGTCACCATCACGATGGCCGCGGAGGCAGGCCAGCTCCAGCTCAACGCCTTCGAGCCCGTCATCGTGCACAGCCTCCACAAAAGCATCGCCCACCTCGAAGCCGCGTGCCACACGCTCACCGAGCGCTGCGTGCGCGGGATCACGGCCAATGCCGAGCGGCTGCGCGCGAGCGTCGAACACTCGATCGGCCTCGTCACCGCGCTCAACCCGTACCTGGGCTACGCGGCCGCCACCTCGATCGCCCAGGAAGCACTGACGACGGGGCGCGGCGTGGCCGAGCTCGTGCTCGAACGCGGCCTCCTCACCGCCGAGCGGCTCGAGGAGCTCCTGCGCCCCGAACGCCTCGCGAACCTGACCGTCTAG
- a CDS encoding asparaginase, producing MPSIADHSPFVSPAGRALVLPGLPAHVPLAVQIRGELVEGVHYGSVAATAANGSLVWEAGDSSVPFYPRSALKPLQAVALVRAGLSLPESLLALSAASHSGGTAHREGALRILTMHGLGISALENTVDLPYGAPEREQWLHDGGSADHLCQNCSGKHAAMAAVCTLNGWPVKGYLSPDHPLQQLVAATIAELTGEEPAVWSTDGCGTPLPALSLAGIARAYGRLARAAAEAQTDDAALDAGAHDGGAHDGGPVALSAEAAVGRAMTRYPEMVAGEGRDVTALMRLLPGAVAKDGFEGVQLIGLPDGRAIAVKISDGGDRARMPVAVRALAALGVPEAAPDGPLAGLAAGTVLGGGRPVGIVAALDDAFPA from the coding sequence ATGCCTTCCATCGCTGATCACTCCCCCTTCGTCTCCCCGGCAGGGCGCGCCCTCGTGCTTCCGGGCCTCCCCGCGCACGTCCCGCTCGCCGTGCAGATCCGTGGCGAGCTCGTCGAGGGCGTCCACTACGGAAGCGTCGCGGCCACAGCCGCTAACGGGAGCCTCGTGTGGGAAGCGGGCGATTCGAGCGTGCCGTTCTATCCGCGGTCCGCGCTGAAGCCGCTGCAGGCGGTCGCCCTCGTGCGCGCAGGCCTCAGCCTCCCGGAATCGCTCCTTGCCCTCTCGGCCGCGAGCCACAGCGGCGGGACGGCCCACCGCGAAGGTGCTCTGCGGATCCTCACGATGCACGGCCTAGGCATTTCGGCCCTCGAGAACACAGTCGACCTTCCCTATGGCGCCCCTGAGCGCGAACAGTGGCTCCACGACGGCGGCAGCGCGGACCACCTCTGCCAGAACTGCTCGGGCAAGCATGCCGCGATGGCGGCGGTCTGCACCCTCAACGGTTGGCCTGTCAAGGGATACCTGAGCCCGGACCACCCGCTGCAGCAGCTCGTCGCCGCGACGATCGCCGAGCTCACGGGCGAAGAGCCCGCCGTCTGGAGCACGGACGGCTGCGGCACCCCTCTGCCCGCGCTCAGCCTCGCCGGCATCGCCCGCGCCTATGGCCGCCTCGCGCGGGCCGCGGCCGAGGCGCAGACCGACGATGCAGCACTTGACGCCGGGGCGCACGACGGCGGGGCGCACGACGGCGGGCCTGTCGCCCTGAGCGCGGAAGCCGCCGTCGGACGTGCCATGACCCGCTATCCCGAGATGGTGGCGGGCGAGGGCCGCGACGTGACCGCGCTCATGCGGCTCCTGCCCGGCGCCGTTGCCAAGGACGGCTTCGAGGGGGTCCAGCTCATCGGGCTTCCCGACGGCCGCGCGATCGCAGTGAAGATCTCCGACGGCGGCGACCGCGCCCGCATGCCCGTCGCCGTACGCGCCCTTGCTGCCCTCGGTGTCCCCGAAGCCGCGCCGGACGGCCCGCTCGCCGGACTCGCCGCCGGAACCGTCCTCGGCGGCGGTCGGCCCGTGGGCATCGTGGCCGCGCTCGACGACGCGTTCCCCGCCTGA
- a CDS encoding FadR/GntR family transcriptional regulator has translation MSLSDSPTARQPEVTSPEVTRRPLARLSAAEAVLAELRGEIESGRVPVGSKLPAEAALAGRYGVSRSVVREALRSCAALGLTETHTGKGTFVVSGRVSGDLVLGRYSARDLTEARPHIEVPAAGLAALRRSEEDLATLKGIAADMAVEDEPAAWVALDATFHCLIARASGNRVFEGVVVDLRDALANQSETLNLVADRQRASDVEHRRIVAAIEAGSAELASAAMADHLAAVDEALGSLGAPRA, from the coding sequence GTGAGCCTGTCAGACAGCCCTACAGCTCGACAGCCTGAGGTGACCTCCCCTGAGGTCACGCGGCGTCCGCTCGCCCGGCTGAGCGCCGCGGAGGCGGTCCTGGCCGAGCTGCGGGGAGAGATCGAGTCCGGGCGGGTGCCGGTGGGCTCGAAGCTTCCCGCGGAGGCGGCCCTGGCCGGACGCTACGGGGTCAGCCGCTCGGTGGTCCGGGAAGCGCTGCGGTCGTGCGCCGCGCTGGGGCTCACCGAGACCCACACGGGGAAGGGAACGTTCGTGGTCTCGGGCCGCGTCTCCGGGGACCTCGTGCTCGGTCGCTACTCCGCTCGGGACCTCACCGAGGCCCGGCCGCACATCGAGGTTCCGGCCGCCGGGCTCGCCGCCCTGCGGCGCAGCGAGGAGGACCTCGCGACCCTGAAGGGGATCGCGGCCGACATGGCCGTCGAGGACGAGCCGGCGGCGTGGGTCGCGCTCGACGCCACCTTCCACTGCCTCATCGCGCGGGCGAGCGGCAACAGGGTGTTCGAGGGCGTCGTCGTCGACCTGCGCGACGCGCTCGCGAACCAGTCCGAAACCCTCAACCTCGTCGCCGACCGCCAGCGCGCCTCGGACGTCGAACACCGTCGGATCGTCGCGGCGATCGAGGCCGGCTCGGCAGAACTCGCGTCCGCTGCCATGGCGGACCATCTCGCTGCGGTCGACGAAGCTCTCGGGTCCCTGGGAGCTCCTCGCGCCTGA
- a CDS encoding DUF1684 domain-containing protein: MLEQDEDGLAIPAHEVADWRLRVFDLYQRVRAAESPRAGHELWRRERDVLFGTHPASAVVREERATFRGLRTAPYYADFRFEVPLLPDGKGQERPVATGTDGVVHFVRLGTFEVPGLGRLAAWRHAGYGGGVFVPFRDGTAGREGGTYGAGRYLLDTIKGAYLGARTDDDGVPVYTLDFNFAYNPSCAYDEAWACPLPGPDNRLAPDVPVGELYPSF, translated from the coding sequence ATGCTGGAGCAGGACGAGGACGGCCTCGCGATCCCCGCCCACGAGGTCGCAGACTGGCGCCTCCGCGTGTTCGATCTCTATCAGCGCGTGCGGGCGGCCGAAAGCCCGCGGGCCGGACACGAACTGTGGCGCCGCGAACGCGACGTGCTCTTCGGCACCCACCCGGCCTCCGCCGTCGTCCGCGAAGAGCGCGCAACCTTTCGCGGGCTGCGAACGGCTCCCTACTACGCCGACTTCCGCTTCGAAGTGCCCCTCCTCCCCGACGGCAAGGGCCAGGAGAGACCGGTTGCGACGGGCACGGACGGGGTGGTGCACTTCGTACGGCTCGGTACGTTCGAGGTGCCCGGCCTTGGCAGGCTCGCGGCCTGGCGGCATGCGGGTTACGGCGGAGGCGTCTTCGTGCCGTTCCGAGATGGGACCGCGGGCCGCGAGGGTGGGACCTACGGCGCCGGGCGGTACCTCCTCGACACGATCAAGGGCGCCTATCTCGGCGCCCGGACCGACGACGACGGCGTGCCCGTCTACACGCTCGACTTCAACTTCGCGTACAACCCCTCGTGCGCCTACGACGAGGCTTGGGCCTGCCCGCTCCCCGGCCCGGACAACCGCTTGGCACCCGACGTCCCGGTGGGAGAGCTGTATCCCTCGTTCTGA
- a CDS encoding transglutaminase-like domain-containing protein gives MLRTVSARLSFTTVAQTKVAMAVAVAQNPGYTSFDEQLTVTSDGQPVPWRELVDGHGSRFHVLEFDYPADIEVEYTASVRGRAVPETVDEMDLIRYVRPSRYAESDRLLPTSYGQFGGMTGSSLVVAVRKWVHEQLSYVAGSSRGTDGAVETLLHRRGVCRDYAHLAIALLRAKDVPARLTAVYAPGLRPMDFHAVAEAYVDGAWHVIDPTGLASRYGMLRITAGRDSSDTAFLSTVGGSLVLRRLAVAADCDETLPDDDPEALAVVG, from the coding sequence ATGCTGCGTACTGTCAGCGCCCGTCTCTCGTTCACCACCGTCGCCCAGACGAAGGTGGCCATGGCCGTCGCCGTCGCGCAGAATCCCGGATACACGTCCTTCGACGAACAGCTCACCGTGACCTCGGACGGTCAGCCTGTCCCGTGGCGCGAGCTCGTGGACGGACATGGGAGCCGCTTCCACGTGCTCGAGTTCGACTATCCCGCCGACATCGAGGTCGAGTACACGGCGAGCGTGCGGGGACGCGCGGTCCCCGAAACGGTCGACGAGATGGACCTCATCCGCTACGTCCGGCCGAGCCGGTACGCAGAAAGCGACCGTCTTCTGCCTACCTCCTATGGGCAGTTCGGAGGAATGACAGGCTCATCGCTCGTCGTCGCGGTTCGCAAGTGGGTCCACGAGCAGCTCTCCTACGTCGCCGGTTCATCCCGCGGCACCGACGGCGCCGTCGAGACCCTGCTGCACCGCCGCGGCGTCTGCAGGGACTACGCCCACCTCGCGATCGCGCTCCTGCGCGCCAAGGATGTCCCCGCCCGGCTCACGGCGGTCTACGCGCCCGGGCTGCGGCCCATGGACTTCCACGCCGTCGCCGAGGCGTACGTCGACGGCGCGTGGCACGTCATCGATCCGACCGGCCTGGCATCCCGCTACGGAATGCTTCGGATCACGGCAGGGCGCGATTCCTCCGACACCGCCTTCCTCTCGACCGTCGGCGGGAGCCTTGTCCTACGGCGACTCGCGGTCGCCGCCGACTGCGACGAAACGCTCCCCGACGACGACCCTGAAGCGCTCGCCGTCGTCGGCTGA
- a CDS encoding MarR family winged helix-turn-helix transcriptional regulator — MNPSAGAPATPGPSVRDTAEAWESLFRAQVAVMRRLQADPAFRELGIKEYDVLFTLSGCPQGGLRLNELNDHVLLAQSSLSRLVERLERKGLVARRAAPDDARGILITLTDAGRETQRRIGRGHVREIGRLFGEALDADELAELTRLTAKLREHVVENNPL, encoded by the coding sequence GTGAATCCTTCGGCTGGCGCCCCAGCGACTCCGGGTCCTTCGGTCCGCGACACGGCCGAGGCGTGGGAGTCCCTCTTCCGGGCGCAGGTCGCCGTCATGCGCCGCCTCCAGGCAGACCCGGCGTTCCGTGAGCTGGGGATCAAGGAGTACGACGTCCTCTTCACGCTGAGCGGCTGTCCCCAAGGCGGACTGCGTCTCAACGAGCTCAACGACCACGTTCTGCTCGCTCAATCGAGCCTCAGCCGGCTCGTCGAGCGACTCGAGCGCAAAGGGCTCGTCGCGCGCCGCGCCGCCCCCGACGACGCCCGCGGCATCCTCATCACCCTGACTGACGCCGGCCGCGAGACGCAGCGACGGATCGGCCGCGGGCACGTGCGCGAGATCGGGCGCCTCTTCGGCGAGGCGCTCGACGCCGATGAGCTGGCCGAGCTGACGAGGCTCACCGCCAAGCTCCGTGAGCACGTGGTCGAGAACAATCCGCTGTGA